In Nocardioides bizhenqiangii, the DNA window GCACCGCCGCGGCAGCGACATCGATGTCGACGACCTCGCGTGGGAGCGCCGGCCGTACAAGCCGTTCGCCGCGTACGCGCAGTCCAAGCTCGCCGACCTGCTGTTCATGTCGGAGCTCCAGCGCCGGCTCGCCGCCGCCGGGTCGAACGTCCGCGCCGTCGGGGCCCATCCCGGGGCGTCGTCGACCAACATCACCAGCGGCACCGGCCACCCGATCATCACCTGGATCGGCTACCACGGGCAGCGCCTGGTGGCGATGCCCGCCTGGCGTGGGGCGCTGTGCACGGTCTACGCCGCGACGATGGACATCCCCGGCGACACCTACATCGGTCCGCACGGACGGTGGGAGCTGCACGGCTGGCCGTCAGCGGCACGGCGCAGCGCCGCAGCCCGGGACACCGGGCTGGCCCGGCGCCTCTGGGAGGTCTCGGAGAAGATGAGCGGGGTCACCTTCCCCTCCCTGTGACGGGTCAGTCGACGGTGACGGACTCGATGTCGACCGCCGTGTTCGGGACTCCGCCGCCCGCCGGATGGCTGTTGTCCTGGCCGTCCGCGGCGACGTCCTCCACGATGGCGAGCGACGCCTCGTCGATCGTCCCGAACACGGTGTAGGACGGGGGCAGCGGAGTGTCCGCGTAGACGATGAAGAACTCCGAGCTGTTGGTGTTCGGGCCCGCGTTGGCCATCGCCAGCGTGCCCGGCGGGTAGGTCTCCGTGCCGCTGAGCTCGTCGGCGAAGGTGTACCCCGGGCTGCCGGTCGGGTTGCCGCACTGGAGGACGAAGATGCCGTCGGTCGTGAGCCGGTAGCAGCTCTGGCCGTCGTAGTAGCCCTGCTCGGCCAAGGACGCGAAGGAATTCACGGTGCACGGGGCGTTGTCGGCGTCGAGCTCCAGCTTCAGCTCGCCGACGGACGTCTGCATCGTGACCGGGACAGAGCCTTCGACGGTCGGGTCCGCCGGCGGGAGCGAGACCTCGGACCCGGAGCCGTCGGAGGCATAGGTGCAGGCGCCGGCTCCTTCGGTCGTCCCGGACTCCTCGTCCGTCGGGCTGTCGGCCGTCTCGGTCGGGGTCGAGGAGTCGTTGCCCGCCTCGTCGTCCGGGTCGTCCTCGCCGCACGCGGCGAGTCCGAGGGCGAGGACGAGGGCGGACGCCGCGAGGGCGGGACGGGTGAACGAGCGAGCGCGCATGACGGGCATCGTAGACACCGGGAGGTTGCCGCCCTGCGTACGGTGGGCCCGTGGAGCTCGGCGTTCACTACGCAAACCTCTCCTTCCCCGGCTGGGAGGACCGGCTGACCGCGCAACTGGTCGGCACCGCGCAGGCGGCGGAGGCGGGTGGAGCCGAGCTCTTCACCGTCATGGACCACTGGTTCCAGATGGAGAACCTCGGCGGTCCGGCCGAGCCGATGCTCGAGGGCTACCTGGCCCTCGCCCACATCGCCGCCGTCACCGAGACGATCCGGCTCAGCACGCTGGTGACCGGCGGGACCTACCGCCATCCCGGGCTGCTGGCCAAGATCGTCACGACCCTCGACCGGCTCTCCAGCGGGCGCGCACTGCTCGGGATCGGCGCCGGCTGGTACGAGCGCGAGCACCTCGGCCTCGGCGTACCTTTCCCGCCCACGGCGGAGCGGTTCGAGCGGCTCGAGGAGACGCTGCAGATCTGCCTGCAGATGTGGAGCGACGACAACGGTCCGTACGAGGGCACGCACTACCGGCTCGCCGAGACGGTGTGCGTGCCGCCGCCGCTCGCGCAGCCCCACCCGCCGATCATGATCGGGGGAGCGGGGGAGAGGAAGACGCTGCGGTTCGTCGCGCGGTACGCGCAGTGGTGCAACATCTTCGGCGAGACCCCGGATGTCATGAAGCACAAGCTGTCGGTGCTGCGCGGCCACTGCGAGACGGCCGGCACCGACTACGACGCGATCCGCAAGACCATGATCACCGCGGTCGACCCGCTGGCCGGTCCCGACGCGTTCCTCACGCTGATGGGGGAGTACGCCGCCCTGGGGATCGAGCTGGTCACGCTCACCGCGCACGGGGACGACCCGGTGGCGTGGACGGAGCGGGTGTGCGCCGAGGTGCTGCCGGCCCTCCGGCAGCTCTGAATGGTGCCGGCGCAGGGGAGCGGTCGACGTTATGTCAGTCTCTAGCCGCCGGCTGGAACAGCTCGATCAGGTTGCCCGACGGGTCTGCGAGCAGGATCTGGCTGCCGCCGGGACCTGAGACCAGGTCGCTGACGAAGGTCAGACCTGCCTCACCGAGCCGCGCGATCTCGGCCTCGAGGTCGTCGAGCTCGAGATGGATCCGGTTGCGGCCGGGCGAGGCCGCCAGGTCCGGCGGCGTCGCGCGCGCACCTGAGCTCTTCTCGCCGGACACCAGCAGCCGCAGGTGGCCGCGGACCACGTCCGCGAAGGCCGGTGCGGCACTCATGTTCACGGTGAAGCCGAGATGCGTCGTGTAGAACTCGACGGCGGCATCGACGTCGTCGACGAGATAGCGGACGCTGGCGTAGTCGTGGGTGTCCATGTGGACATCGTCCCTGAGAACGATTCTCGTCGGGAAGCGGTTGGCCACTGGTCGCTGGGTGGAAGGATCCGGGGGTCCCGCCGAACTGGAGGTCCTCACCGTGCAGCACGTCCCCACCCGCCCTCACCGCCGACTCCTCGCGACGGCCGCCTCGCTGGCCCTGGTGTCCCTCCTCGCCGTCGCCTGCGGTGACGACGGGGGAGATGCGGAGGCTCAGGAGACCGAGACCGTCGTCGTCGACCCGGACGGAAACGTCATCGGCGACCAGACCGGCGGTGACGACGCGGCGGACGACTCGGGTCCTGCCCTGACCCAGGAGCAGCTCGAGGTCGTCGTGCTCACGCCGGAGAACGTAGGGGAGGGCTGGACGGGCGGACCGGTCGAGTCCGACGACGACAGCGTCGCACCCGGTTGCTTCGGCGAGATCTCGACGATCAGCGACAGCCTCGACCCGCTGGAGGTGGCCGAGCACGACGTCGAGTACGAGTTCGGCGACGCCGGTGTGCCCGAGATCAGCAGCGGTGCGTCGTCGTACGAGGACGGGAACGCCGTGGCCGAGGCGTTCGTCGAGCTCAGCACGGTGCTCAGCTCCTGCACGTCGGTGACCGGCACCGACAGCGACGGCAACACCTGGGACCTGGCGGTCAGCTACGACGACACCGTCATCAGCGACGCCACCGACGACCAGATCAACGTCACCGCGTCCGGCAGCCTGACCGACACGTCCGGGAGCGAGTACGACCTGACCCTCCACCAGACCTACGTGCGGATCGGCAAGAACGTGATCACGATCGGCGTCACGGACTTCACCGACCAGTCCGCGCTCCACGACGGTTACACCCAGATCGCCATCGACCGGCTGATCGACGTGATCACCGACTCCGAGCCGGACCAGACGACCGGCCCTCAACCCGTCTGACGCGACCGAAGGGACAGAGAGCTCGCTCGTGCTGTTCACCCATGCCGGGTGAACCGAGCCGCGCACTTCGGAGGGAGGCTGTGACCGCCTGACAATCCTCCGAGGAGGCGCAGCGTGGACGGCCCACAGCGAATCAAGCAGGTCACCGGCTTGCTTGCCGACGGGACCGGACTGTCCGATGAGGAGCTCAAGTTCCTCGTCGGCTCGATCGTCGTCACCAGCGTCGTCTCGGGCGCACTGGCCATCTATGTCGGTGTCGAGAGGTTCCGCGAGTTCCTGAGGGATGGCTAGCCCCGCTGTGGGGAGTGCCTCCTCCGGTTTACTGGACACGCTGCGTATCAAGTCCGGTCGTATTCGGCCCTGATCAGACGGAGGAGCAAACTGGCTCTTCGCAGTTGAGGGTGTAGTCCGGTCGGCGCGTCGGTGGCCGGGTAGGGGTCGAGGTCTCCCGAGGATGGAGGTGACTATGATCTCGGGCTCGAAGTGCTCGGGCAGCGGTTGGAGCCCGATCGGGCGATTCTCCGGTGCCGGGTTGTCGAGCCCGTCAGATGGTGTCGTCGCTGCGGATGCCAGGGCGCGGCCAGGGACACGGTGGTCCGGCGGTTGGCGCAGGAGCCGTTCGGGTGGCGGCCCACGGTGTTGGAGGTCAGCCTCCGCCGATACCGGTGTAACGCCGCCTCCGACGACCGGAACACGGACCGACGACGTGCCGCGAGCCGTCAGTCGCCGACGCTGCCGTCGATCATCTCGCGCAGGATGTCCGCGTGGCCCGCGTGCCGGCCGGTCTCCAGGATCACGTGCAGGTACACCCACCGCAACGTCAGCTCCCTGCCCCGCGGTGCGTAGTCGAGGCTGTGCTGGGCGGCGATCTCGCGGGAGCGGTCGCACTCCGCCTGGTAGGCGCCGATGACGTCGTCGAGCTTCTCGTTCGGCTCCAGCCGCAGGTCGGCCTCCGGGTCTGCGTCGGTCCACGGCGGCGTGGGCAGCTCCGCGGCGGGGATCTGCCCGATCTGCTCGGCGAACCCGCCCAGTTCCACCCACCGCAGGTGTTTGATCAGGCCGCCGAGGTTGGTGCCGGTCGGCACCGGGCTGCGCCGGGCGTCCTCCTCCGACACCCCGCGGGCCTTGCGCACGACGGCGTCGCGCAGGTAATCCAGGAACGTCTCGAGCTGCTCGCGCTCGCTGGCGGCGACCACGCTGCCGAGGATCTCACTGGGTCTAGCCATGGCCCGAACGTAGCACGCGGGCCGACCCTCGCACCGGGGGCTATTTGGGCTCTTCGCAGTCGCAGTTGAGGGTGTAGTCCGGTCGGCGCGTCGGTGGCCGGGTAGGGGTCGAGGTCTCCCGAGGATGGAGGTGACTATGCCGTCCATCTGGAAGACCTCGACGTGTCTGACGCTACCTTCGCCCGCCCTGACCTGACCACGTTCGCTCGTCTTGATGATCTCGGGCTCGAAGTGCTCGGGCAGCGGTTGGAGCCCGATCGGGCGATTCTCCGGTGCCGGGTTGTCGAGCCCGACAGATGGTGTCGTCGCTGCGGATGCCAGGGCGCGGCCAGGGACACGGTGGTCCGGCGGTTGGCGCAGGAGCCGTTCGGGTGGAGGCCCACGGTGTTGGAGGTCAGCCTCCGCCGATACCGGTGCACCGGGTGCGGTCACGTGTGGCGCCAGGACACGTCGCGGGCCGCCGAGCCGCGGGCGACGCTGTCGCGACGAGGCCTGTGGTGGGCGCTGGAAGCCCTGGTGTGCCAACACCTGAGTGTCGCCCGCGTCGCCGACGCTCTGGGGGTCTCGTGGAACACCGCCAACGACGCGGTCCTGGCCGAGGGCCGCCGGGTCCTGATCGACGATCCGCACCGCTTCGACGACGTGCAGGTCATCGGCGTGGTTTCCGCAGGTCAGGAGGCGATTCCTCGTTGACAGCGGGGTAGTGGATCCAAGCTGCGTGGGTGATTCATCTGATGCGATACGCAGACTAGTACATGACATAATGTCACTTATCGGCGAACTGCTAGCCGGGCCCCTGATCACTCCTGTGGCCAGTGGGACCAGTGACATCAACGGTGTCGGGATTGCCCGTTCAACGCCCTAAGCACCGGTCCGTTCCGGCCCTGATCCGTCGCCGGCTTCTGGTTTGCTCGACATGTTGCGGCGGCTCCACGTCGCAACTATCAGGGGGATCAAGATGAATACTGCTACGCCTACGCGACCGGAATTCCACGGGACGATCGACCGTCTGCGGGAGATTCGACCACGCATCGCCGCTTCGCTCGAACGCCTCGACCTGCCCGAGGGCGGGCCGCATCAGCAGACCTTCGCACGCCTGCTCCAGGAGCTGGACTCCTTCTCCGCGTCCTCCCGGCACGATGTGCAGGCGGCCGTCCTCGCCAACATGTTCGAAGTCGTTGCGCGCGGTGACGCCGAGGACTACGCGGAGACGGCGCTGCTGTCCCAGACGTGGGGCAAGCGTGTCGCCCAGGTCCAGAACGAGTTCGAGGATCAGCTGGGCATCGCGCCGAACAGGCCGTACACGACCGCGGCCGTCCTTCGGCTCGCCCGTGGCGAGCACATCCGCGGGGTCCTGACCGACGCCGGACACACGGACGCCGACGCCGAGCGGATCGCGGCCGAGTGCGGGAAGGTCGCCCTCCGGTTGCTCCTGGAGGGCGTGGACGGGGCAAACCCCGTGCCGCTCCCCGACTCGCCGGAACTCCTGCGGCTGATCGTCGAGAAGCGTGGCGTGAGCGTGTGGCGTGCACTCCTGGCGAACATCGCTGCCAACCCGTTCGGGCCGGAGGCCCGCCAGCTGACCGACCTTGCCCACGAAGCGGAGCTCCCGCCCGTGGCACTGGTGGTCGAAGCCTGCACGAGGGCCTACCGCAAGCGGATCGAGGTTGCCGAACGACTCGAGGTCTCCCGGGAGATCCGCAGGCTGGTGGCCATCAGCGGCTGCAGCCAGCGGCGGTTCGCGGCGCACATCGGCACCTCGGCGTCGCGACTCTCGACCTATGTCAACGGCTTGGTGACGCCGTCCGCGACCCTGATGGTCAGGATCCGCTGGGCTGCGGCCGAACTGACGCCGAGCATGGCGGAGCGCAGCCGACTGGCCAGCTAGGTCACGACGACCCGTAGAGCCGGGCGACATCGGGCGAGTCGAGCCACTTGGAGTAGGTGGGCGACTTCGGCCAGCCGTCGGGTGAGTCCTGCCATTCCTCTTGGCGGCCCCACGGCAGGATGTCGATCAACGCGAACGTGTAGCTGAGCTGTTCGGTGCCGCGGCCGTCGGTGCGCCAGGTGTGGTAGACCTTCTCGCCGTCGCGGAGGAACACGTTCACCGCGAAGCCGCCGCCGGGTGGCGCGCCGACGTCGGCGCCGAACGAGCTGTCCGACGACGAGTACCAGTGCATCTTGTTGCCGACCTTGGTCCGGTAGGCCAGCGCTTCTTCGATGGGGCCGTTGGTGACGATGACGAACCGGGCATCGTAGTTGCTCAGGAACTCCAGTCGGACGTACTGCGACGTGAGCCCGGTGCAGCCACCGCACTGCCATTCCTCGCCGTCGGACCACATGTGGTTGTAGACGATGAGCTGCGAGCGCCCGTCGAACACGTCGACCAGGCGGACGGGCCCGTCCGGACCATGCAGGGTGTAGTCCGGGAGCTCGACCATCGGCAGTCTTCGACGTTGTGCAGCGACGGCGTCCAGCTCACGGGTGGCGGCCTTCTCCCGGATCCGCAGGTCGTCGAGGGCAGCCTGCCAGGTCTGTCGGTCGACGATCGGGGGCAGGGCAGCGGCGGACTGATCGGTCACGGTTCCTCCCGGGCTCGGATGGATCTGCGCTGATGTGTTGACCAGCGAGAGCCGCAGAAATCATCGCGGCCGGTCCCCCGCCGTCCGCCCCCCAAGGCCGAAAGGCCCGCGCCGTGACCAAATCAGCGCAGCCAAGTTGAAGGAATATGGTCAATCTCGGTTCTTCACGAAAGGCATCGACGTGGTCTCTCGGGTTCGTAGTCTCGCCCTCGCTGGCGCCGCCAGCCTTGCCCTCACCGGCATCGCCGTAACGGCTGATTCCGCTGCTCAGGCCGCACCCACCTGGGCGCCGGCCGCCACCGCCGCGATCACCCCCGGCGTGCAGACCAACACCGACGGCTCGGGTCAGTGCACCGCCAACTTCGTGTTCACCGACGCGGCAGGGAACGTTTATCTCGGTCAGGCTGCGCACTGCTCCGGCACGGGCGCCGCGACCGACACCAACGGCTGTGACGCCGGGACGCTCCCCCTCGGCACCGCGGTGACCTTCAACCGCGGCGGCAGCCTGCTGAGCGCGGGCACCCAGGTCGGGTCCGGAACGCTCGCCTACTCGTCGTGGAACACGATGCAGGCGCGCGGTGAGACCGACGCGAACACCTGCGCGTACAACGACTTCGCGCTGGTCAAGGTCAACCCCGCCGACGTCTCCAAGGTGAACCCGACGATCCCGTTCTGGGGCGGTCCGGACGGCATCAACACGACCGGGACGGCCGCCGGCGACCGGGTGTACAGCTACGGCAACTCGGGGCTGCGGTTCGGTGTCGAGCAGCTTTCCCCGAAGACGGGCACCAGCCTCGGCCAGGACCCGGCGGACGGCGGCTGGACACACCCGCTGTACACCGTGACACCCGGTGTTCCCGGTGACTCCGGCAGCGCCTTCCTGGACGCCTCAGGGAACGCCGTCGGCACCCTCTCGACCCTCGGGCTCGCGCCGCTCCCGGCTTCCAACAACATCGGCGACCTGGCCCACGAGCTCGCGTACGCGCAGCAGCACTCGGGCATCGCGGGTCTGCAGCTGGCGCTCGGCACCGAGCCGTTCGACCCGTCGATCTAGCGCGCGTAGCTCGCGGCGATCGCAGCGGCGCGGTTGCGCAGGGAGTCGCGCAACCACTGCGGGGTGAGGACCTCCGCGTGGCTGGCGAGCTGCCACAGCGCCCACTCGGCATGTCGAGGATCCTGGAAGGTCACCTCCAGCCGCAGCCGGCCGTCCGGATCGGAGTCTTCGGTCAGGACGACCAGCGCGGTGCCGACCAGGTCCTCCCGCCGCGACGGCTCCACTCGCGCCTGCACGGTGACCTGGTCACCGCCGGTCCGGAACCGGACGCTGCGCTCCTGCCAGGCCCGGTCAAGGTCGACCCGGTCTGACCGTTGCGCCAGCTCGGGGAGCTCCTCGGCCTCCAGGATCCGGGACAACCGGTAGGTGCGGTCCGCGCCCGACCTGGTGGCCAGCAAGTAGCCCTGGTCGCGGACGGTGACGAGGCCGATCGGGTCCACCGTGCGCCACTGCGGGGTCTGGTCGACGGCTGCGTAGTGGATGCGCAGCTTATGACCGGCGAGCACGGCGCGCCGGACCTCGGCCACGACGGCGTCGGGCGCTTCCTCGGCGACCAGCCGGCGCGAGAGGAGATCGGTCTCCGGGTCGACGAGCAGGCGCTCGGACGCGTCGGCGGCGGAGTCGCGATGGCTGTCGGGTAGCGCATCGGCCACCTTCAGCATGGCCGAAGCGAGCGCCGAGCCGAGCCCGAACGCCTGCGCGCCGCGCCGCGACCCGGCGACGAGCAGCGCGAGCGCCTCATCGTGGTTGAGTCCGGTCAGCTCCGTCTGGAAACCGGGCAGCACCGCGAACCCACCGTGCCGGCCGCGTTCGGCGTAGACAGGGACGCCGGCCGCGGACAGCGCCTCGATGTCGCGCAGCACGGTGCGGGTCGACACCTCCAGTTCGCGGGCCAGCGTGTCCGCCGACAAACGACCGCGCTGGCGCAGGAGCAGCACCAAGGAGACCAACCGGTCCGCGCGCATGCGGAAATTGTACGGAAATACATGACAGAAGATGTCGTGATTCGCTGGAAGGCTCCGGCGTACGAACTCTCGACGAACTTGACTGGAGCTGAAGTGGCGATGGAGCGTACGGCGATCAACCCGTGGGAGTGGTCGGTGGAGCTGGGCTACCACCAGGGTGAGGTCGTCTCCGGGCACAGCCGCACTCTCTACTGCGCCGGACAAACCGCGATGAGCGGCGCCGGACAGCCCCAGCATGCCGGCGACATGGCGGCGCAGGTGGCGCTGAGCCTCGACAACCTGGAGGCCGTTCTCGTTGAGGCCGGCATGTCCCTCGCGAACATCGTCCGGCTCAACGTCTACACCACCGACGTCGATCTGCTCTTCCAGCACTACGGCGTGCTGGCTGCGCGGTTGGGCGCCGTCCGGGTGGCACCGCCCACCACGATGCTCGGGGTGACCCGGCTGGCGATCCCCGTCCTGATGGTCGAGCTGGAGGCGACCGCCGTCGCGTGACCTCCGACTACAGCCCCTCCAGTTACAACGTATAGCGCGTCGGGGGGCTTGCCGCAAGACCCTGGTCGTGCCGGAGAATCGCCCGCCGTGACTCCCTTGTCGACCACCGCGTTCGCTCTTCCCGACCACCTCTCCCCCAAGGCCGACCCGGCGCTGATCGCCGCCGACGAGCGGCATTTTGCCGCCATCGCCCGCACCCTCGAGCACACGATCGGCGACCTCTCCGAGCGCCTCGACGCCGAGCGGAAGGCTCCCGCCGGGAGCGGCCAGGAGGCCATGGACCGCGACAACGAGATCCACCGGCTGACCGCCCGCCTCCGCACGCTGCGGCGGTTCAGCCTGGACCTGTGCCTGGGCCGCGTCGTGAGTGCGGAGGACGGCGAGCCCGTCTATGTCGGACGGCTCGGTCTCACCGATCGCGAGGGACGCCGGCTGCTCGTGGACTGGCGCTCCCCCGCGGCGGAGCCGTTCTTCGCGGCGACCCACGCCAACCCCATGGGCCTGGCCAGCCGCCGCAGGTACCGGTGGACCGGTGGCCGGGTCAGCGACTACTGGGACGAGGTGTTCACGCCGGACGGCCTGGAGGGCCACGCCGCGCTCGATGACCAGTCCGCGTTCATCGCCAGCCTCGGCGCCAGCAGGTCGCCGCAGATGCGGGACGTCCTCGGCACCATCCAGGCCGACCAGGACGCGATCATCCGAGCCGGGTCCCGCGGCGCCCTGGTCGTCGACGGTGGTCCGGGCACGGGCAAGACGGTGGTCGCGCTGCACCGCGCGGCGTACCTCCTCTACGCCGACCCTCGGCTGGGTCACCGACGCGGCGGAGTGCTCTTCGTCGGGCCGCACCAGCCCTACCTGGCGTACGTCGCCGACGTCCTTCCCAGCCTCGGCGAGGAGGGCGTGCAGACCTGCACCGTGCGCGACCTGGTCGTGGAGGGTGCCTCCGCCGCGGACGAGACCGACCCCGAGGTGGCGCGACTGAAGGCGTCGGCCGCGATGGTCACCGCGATCGAGCCCGCCGTCCAGCTGTACGAGGAGGCCCCCACCGACGGCATGGTCGTCGAGACGCAGTGGTCCGACGTCTGGCTCAGCGCGACCGACTGGGCCGAGGCCTTCGACGCGCCGGATCCCGGCACGCCGCACAACGAGGCGCGGGACCAGGTCTGGGAGGAGCTCATCTCCATCCTCGTCGACAAGCACGACGACGAGGAGGTACCACCCGAGCTGGTACGGAGGTCCCTGCTCGGCAACCGGGACCTGGCCGAGACCTTCAACAGGGCGTGGCCGCTGATCGAGCCGACCGACCTGGTCGGCGACCTGTGGGAGGTGCCCGCCTACCTGCGCCGGTGCGCGCCGTGGCTCTCCCCCGACGAAGTCAGGTTGCTGCAGCGCGCCGATCCCCAGGCGTGGACCGTCTCAGACCTGCCACTCCTGGACGCTGCCCGGCGACGGCTCGGAGATCCGGAGGCGTCCCGGCGTCGGCGACGCCGGGCCGCCGCGATCGCGGCCGAACGGGAGGAGATGGACCGGGTCGTCGACCACCTGGTCGCGACCGACGACACCGAGATGAAGGTGATGTCGATGCTGCGCGTGGAGGACGCGCAGAGCATCATCGTCGACGAGGATGCGCTGCCCACGACCGAGCCCAACCTGCTCGCCGGCCCGTTCGCTCACATCGTCGTCGACGAGGCCCAGGAGCTGACCGACGCGGAGTGGCAGATGCTGCTGAGCCGCTGCCCGTCGCGGAGCCTCACGATCGTCGGCGACCGCGCCCAGGCCCGGCACGGGTTCACGGAGTCGTGGGAGGAGCGACTGCTACGGGTCGGGCTCGACCACGTCGCCCTGGCATCGCTCGGAATCAACTACCGGACCCCGGAGGAGGTCATGGTGGAGGCCGCGCCCGTGATCAGGGCAGTGCTGCCGGACGCCAACGTCCCGACGTCGATCCGCAGCACCGGCGTCCCCGTTGTCCACGAACACCCCGAGCAGCTGGAGACGATCCTCGACGGGTGGCTGGCCACGCACGTCGACGGCACCGCGTGCGTGATCGGCGACGCCACGTTCGCCGAGACCGCCCGGGTTCGCTCGCTGAGTCCCGAGCACGTCAAGGGGCTCGAGTTCGACCTGGTCGTGCTGGTGGACCCCGAGAGGTTCGGGTCCGGCATCGAAGGTGCAGTCGACCGCTACGTCGCGATGACCCGGGCCACCCAGCAGCTCGTCGTCCTGACGCGCGCGTGATCAGGTCGCGGGCGCGAGCTCCTCGATCAGCTGGACGACGCGCGCCCTGATCTCGTCGCGGATCGGACGCACCGCATCGATCCTCTGCCCGGCCGGGTCGTCGAGCGTCCAGTCCTCGTAGCGCTTGCCGGGGTAGAACGGGCACTCGTCGCCGCAGCCCATCGTGATCACGACGTCGGAGTCCTGGACCGCGTCGGACGTCAGGACCTTCGGCTGTTCCCGCGCGATATCGATGCCCTCCTCGGCCATGGCCGCCACGGCAACCGGGTTGATCCGGTCCGCCGGCTGCGACCCCGCGGACAGGACCTGGATCCGATCCCCCGCCAGGTGCTGGAGATAGCCCGCGGCCATCTGGGAGCGGCCGGCGTTGTGGACGCAGACGAAGAGGACGGTCGGCTTCGGGGTCATGTGGCTCCTCCGGGATCGTCGGCGGTCGGGAACAAGACGTGCACCAGGGCGGCGGCCAGACCACCGCCGAGGATCTGCATGAGGATGAAGACCGGCACGGACGCCGGGTCGATGCCGGCGAAGGTGTCGGAGAACA includes these proteins:
- a CDS encoding RidA family protein, which codes for MERTAINPWEWSVELGYHQGEVVSGHSRTLYCAGQTAMSGAGQPQHAGDMAAQVALSLDNLEAVLVEAGMSLANIVRLNVYTTDVDLLFQHYGVLAARLGAVRVAPPTTMLGVTRLAIPVLMVELEATAVA
- a CDS encoding helix-turn-helix transcriptional regulator → MLDMLRRLHVATIRGIKMNTATPTRPEFHGTIDRLREIRPRIAASLERLDLPEGGPHQQTFARLLQELDSFSASSRHDVQAAVLANMFEVVARGDAEDYAETALLSQTWGKRVAQVQNEFEDQLGIAPNRPYTTAAVLRLARGEHIRGVLTDAGHTDADAERIAAECGKVALRLLLEGVDGANPVPLPDSPELLRLIVEKRGVSVWRALLANIAANPFGPEARQLTDLAHEAELPPVALVVEACTRAYRKRIEVAERLEVSREIRRLVAISGCSQRRFAAHIGTSASRLSTYVNGLVTPSATLMVRIRWAAAELTPSMAERSRLAS
- a CDS encoding VOC family protein gives rise to the protein MDTHDYASVRYLVDDVDAAVEFYTTHLGFTVNMSAAPAFADVVRGHLRLLVSGEKSSGARATPPDLAASPGRNRIHLELDDLEAEIARLGEAGLTFVSDLVSGPGGSQILLADPSGNLIELFQPAARD
- a CDS encoding oxidoreductase, with translation MRPWTAVPPQQGRRFVITGANGGVGFQVARILGSRGAEVVLACRNLEKGEAAARQVPGYDAGRVVVRRLDVADLASVRAFADALLSEYDGLDVLVNNAGVLGAPYALTADGVETHFATNHLGHFALTNLLLPRIRDRVVVTSSREHRRGSDIDVDDLAWERRPYKPFAAYAQSKLADLLFMSELQRRLAAAGSNVRAVGAHPGASSTNITSGTGHPIITWIGYHGQRLVAMPAWRGALCTVYAATMDIPGDTYIGPHGRWELHGWPSAARRSAAARDTGLARRLWEVSEKMSGVTFPSL
- a CDS encoding chymotrypsin family serine protease codes for the protein MVSRVRSLALAGAASLALTGIAVTADSAAQAAPTWAPAATAAITPGVQTNTDGSGQCTANFVFTDAAGNVYLGQAAHCSGTGAATDTNGCDAGTLPLGTAVTFNRGGSLLSAGTQVGSGTLAYSSWNTMQARGETDANTCAYNDFALVKVNPADVSKVNPTIPFWGGPDGINTTGTAAGDRVYSYGNSGLRFGVEQLSPKTGTSLGQDPADGGWTHPLYTVTPGVPGDSGSAFLDASGNAVGTLSTLGLAPLPASNNIGDLAHELAYAQQHSGIAGLQLALGTEPFDPSI
- a CDS encoding helix-turn-helix transcriptional regulator, producing MRADRLVSLVLLLRQRGRLSADTLARELEVSTRTVLRDIEALSAAGVPVYAERGRHGGFAVLPGFQTELTGLNHDEALALLVAGSRRGAQAFGLGSALASAMLKVADALPDSHRDSAADASERLLVDPETDLLSRRLVAEEAPDAVVAEVRRAVLAGHKLRIHYAAVDQTPQWRTVDPIGLVTVRDQGYLLATRSGADRTYRLSRILEAEELPELAQRSDRVDLDRAWQERSVRFRTGGDQVTVQARVEPSRREDLVGTALVVLTEDSDPDGRLRLEVTFQDPRHAEWALWQLASHAEVLTPQWLRDSLRNRAAAIAASYAR
- a CDS encoding DUF899 domain-containing protein is translated as MTDQSAAALPPIVDRQTWQAALDDLRIREKAATRELDAVAAQRRRLPMVELPDYTLHGPDGPVRLVDVFDGRSQLIVYNHMWSDGEEWQCGGCTGLTSQYVRLEFLSNYDARFVIVTNGPIEEALAYRTKVGNKMHWYSSSDSSFGADVGAPPGGGFAVNVFLRDGEKVYHTWRTDGRGTEQLSYTFALIDILPWGRQEEWQDSPDGWPKSPTYSKWLDSPDVARLYGSS
- a CDS encoding peptidylprolyl isomerase, with protein sequence MRARSFTRPALAASALVLALGLAACGEDDPDDEAGNDSSTPTETADSPTDEESGTTEGAGACTYASDGSGSEVSLPPADPTVEGSVPVTMQTSVGELKLELDADNAPCTVNSFASLAEQGYYDGQSCYRLTTDGIFVLQCGNPTGSPGYTFADELSGTETYPPGTLAMANAGPNTNSSEFFIVYADTPLPPSYTVFGTIDEASLAIVEDVAADGQDNSHPAGGGVPNTAVDIESVTVD
- a CDS encoding DinB family protein, whose protein sequence is MARPSEILGSVVAASEREQLETFLDYLRDAVVRKARGVSEEDARRSPVPTGTNLGGLIKHLRWVELGGFAEQIGQIPAAELPTPPWTDADPEADLRLEPNEKLDDVIGAYQAECDRSREIAAQHSLDYAPRGRELTLRWVYLHVILETGRHAGHADILREMIDGSVGD
- a CDS encoding LLM class F420-dependent oxidoreductase, producing the protein MELGVHYANLSFPGWEDRLTAQLVGTAQAAEAGGAELFTVMDHWFQMENLGGPAEPMLEGYLALAHIAAVTETIRLSTLVTGGTYRHPGLLAKIVTTLDRLSSGRALLGIGAGWYEREHLGLGVPFPPTAERFERLEETLQICLQMWSDDNGPYEGTHYRLAETVCVPPPLAQPHPPIMIGGAGERKTLRFVARYAQWCNIFGETPDVMKHKLSVLRGHCETAGTDYDAIRKTMITAVDPLAGPDAFLTLMGEYAALGIELVTLTAHGDDPVAWTERVCAEVLPALRQL